In the genome of Cellvibrio sp. KY-YJ-3, one region contains:
- a CDS encoding SDR family oxidoreductase yields the protein MKNSDQHAMQDPRTQYPKSQGQGEADEQQPDPGLDAVLAPQADHGERSYRGAGRLDGRKALITGGDSGIGRAVAIAFAREGADVVINFLPSEEIDGQKTLNMIRQAGQKAIAIPGDITDENFCKTLVKQAVEALGSIDILINNAGKQQFVEELEDLTTKQFVETYATNVFGMFWITKAAVPHMPPGASIINTTSIQSYQPSPGLLDYASTKGAITAFTKSLAKMLIKKGIRVNAVAPGPVWTPLQQSGGQPEEKLRRFGDKVPLGRAGQPAEVAPAFVFLASQESSYITAEVIGVTGGAHLP from the coding sequence ATGAAAAATTCTGATCAGCACGCCATGCAAGATCCACGAACGCAATACCCCAAAAGCCAAGGTCAAGGCGAGGCCGATGAGCAACAACCAGACCCGGGATTGGATGCAGTTTTAGCACCACAGGCAGATCACGGTGAACGGAGTTATCGCGGCGCAGGCCGGCTCGATGGGCGCAAGGCACTTATTACCGGTGGCGATTCCGGTATCGGCCGCGCGGTGGCAATCGCGTTTGCCCGTGAAGGGGCAGATGTAGTGATTAACTTCTTGCCCAGTGAAGAAATTGATGGTCAGAAAACACTGAATATGATTCGCCAGGCGGGACAAAAAGCAATTGCAATTCCAGGTGACATTACCGACGAAAATTTTTGCAAAACCTTGGTAAAACAAGCCGTTGAAGCATTAGGGTCGATTGATATTTTGATCAACAATGCAGGCAAACAGCAATTTGTGGAAGAGCTGGAAGATCTCACTACCAAACAATTTGTTGAAACCTACGCGACCAATGTATTTGGTATGTTTTGGATTACCAAAGCCGCAGTACCGCACATGCCTCCCGGCGCCAGCATTATCAATACCACGTCCATTCAATCCTATCAGCCCTCCCCCGGTTTATTGGACTACGCATCCACCAAAGGTGCCATCACTGCATTCACCAAAAGTTTGGCGAAAATGCTGATTAAAAAAGGCATTCGTGTGAATGCCGTTGCACCCGGCCCGGTGTGGACACCACTCCAACAAAGTGGCGGTCAGCCCGAAGAAAAACTGCGTCGGTTTGGCGACAAAGTTCCACTGGGGCGCGCAGGACAACCAGCAGAAGTTGCACCCGCATTTGTTTTTCTCGCTTCGCAAGAATCCAGTTACATCACCGCTGAAGTGATTGGTGTCACCGGCGGTGCACATTTACCTTGA
- a CDS encoding catalase gives MNDSSKTTQHKSGSHDKRGAGKPETAGAGSVLSTVAGPSADQPPQTLGADDPIQQRLLDKTVGGQKLAEKIPSNLNKPHEYGEASRTPVTGATVEPDSPAAGGSTSTEIIESPKTGDGTTMPGLNPTVSSLDRVRVDSSNQQLTTNQGVPIADNQHSLKIGLRGPTALEDFILREKITHFDHERIPERVVHARGSAAHGYFECYRALTEFTTAAPFSEKGKRTPVFTRFSTVAGERGSADTVRDVRGFAVKFYTDEGNWDLVGNNIPVFFIQDAMKFPDLVHAVKPEPHHAMPQASSAHDTFWDFVSLMPEATHMLLWQMSDRAIPRSYRTMQGFGVHTFRLVNADGASVFCKFHWTPLAGTHSLVWDEAAKIIGADPDFHRRDLWEAIEAGAFPEYELGLQIFSEETANSFPFDVLDPTKLVPEELVPVIAVGKMVLNRNPDNFFAETEQVAFCTAHVIPGIDFTNDPLLQGRIHSYVDTQISRLGGANFHEIPINSPLAQVHNNQRDGMHRQAINRGRVNYEPNSLAGGCPFQAGMSGYKSFPEPIAEDKVRGNPELFSDHYSQARLFWQSQSPDEQTHIINAFRFELTRVQTPAVRARVVSLLVNVDALLAKCVADGLGIELPPAMPLASNLPIPSYPPSPALSLLTRPGVTGIATRRVAILVCEGVAQKSVFAVYNDLLQEGAVPRLVGARLGKIKTAEGTTLDIEITLEAGPAVLYDGVIIMQGDASLPRSADPLEFVRQQHRHCKPIYAIGGGMLIAAAGIPTVFADGDADPAIIIDEEKMQTDSLAKFKTALAGHRSFERETDPSAM, from the coding sequence ATGAACGATTCATCCAAAACAACCCAACATAAATCCGGTAGCCATGATAAACGCGGCGCTGGCAAGCCAGAGACAGCGGGTGCCGGTTCAGTGCTGAGCACCGTTGCCGGGCCCTCCGCTGATCAGCCGCCACAAACGCTGGGGGCAGATGACCCGATTCAACAGCGACTGTTGGACAAAACAGTAGGCGGTCAAAAGCTGGCAGAAAAAATCCCTTCGAACCTCAATAAACCGCACGAATACGGTGAGGCTTCACGCACACCGGTTACGGGAGCGACAGTGGAACCTGATTCGCCCGCTGCCGGCGGCAGCACCTCAACAGAAATTATTGAGTCGCCCAAAACAGGTGATGGAACAACAATGCCTGGATTAAACCCCACGGTTAGTTCCTTGGATCGCGTGAGAGTGGATAGCAGCAACCAACAGCTAACCACCAACCAAGGCGTACCGATTGCCGATAACCAACACTCGTTAAAAATTGGTTTGCGCGGCCCAACAGCGCTGGAAGATTTTATTCTGCGCGAAAAAATTACCCATTTTGATCATGAACGTATTCCAGAACGTGTGGTGCACGCGCGTGGCTCGGCCGCCCATGGTTATTTTGAGTGCTATCGCGCCTTAACCGAATTCACTACCGCCGCGCCGTTTAGTGAAAAAGGAAAACGCACGCCGGTATTCACGCGTTTTTCTACAGTCGCCGGTGAACGTGGATCTGCCGATACGGTGCGCGATGTGCGCGGTTTTGCAGTGAAATTTTATACCGATGAAGGCAATTGGGATTTGGTGGGCAATAATATTCCGGTGTTTTTTATTCAGGATGCAATGAAGTTTCCCGACTTGGTTCACGCCGTTAAACCCGAGCCACATCACGCTATGCCGCAGGCATCCAGTGCCCACGATACCTTTTGGGATTTTGTGTCGCTAATGCCGGAAGCCACGCATATGTTGCTCTGGCAAATGTCCGACCGGGCCATTCCACGCAGCTATCGCACTATGCAAGGTTTTGGTGTGCACACCTTTCGTTTGGTGAATGCAGACGGCGCATCGGTATTTTGTAAATTCCACTGGACACCGCTTGCCGGTACGCACTCCTTGGTGTGGGATGAGGCCGCAAAAATTATCGGCGCCGATCCGGATTTTCATCGCCGCGATTTATGGGAGGCAATTGAAGCAGGCGCGTTTCCGGAATATGAATTGGGCCTACAAATATTTTCAGAGGAGACCGCTAATAGTTTCCCCTTTGATGTGCTCGACCCCACCAAATTAGTACCGGAAGAATTGGTGCCAGTGATCGCGGTGGGCAAGATGGTATTGAATCGAAACCCGGATAATTTTTTTGCCGAAACTGAACAAGTTGCATTTTGTACGGCGCATGTCATTCCAGGTATCGATTTCACCAATGACCCGCTATTGCAAGGCCGGATTCACTCTTATGTGGATACCCAAATTAGTCGCTTGGGCGGCGCAAACTTTCATGAGATCCCCATCAATTCACCCCTAGCGCAAGTGCATAACAATCAACGCGATGGCATGCATCGCCAGGCAATTAATCGCGGCCGGGTGAATTACGAACCCAATTCACTGGCAGGCGGATGTCCATTTCAAGCGGGAATGTCGGGCTACAAAAGTTTTCCTGAACCCATTGCGGAAGATAAAGTACGCGGCAATCCCGAACTATTTTCGGATCACTATTCGCAAGCAAGACTTTTTTGGCAGAGCCAATCACCGGACGAACAAACACACATTATTAACGCGTTTCGTTTTGAACTGACACGGGTGCAAACACCGGCTGTGCGTGCGCGGGTGGTGTCACTGCTGGTGAATGTTGATGCGCTATTGGCAAAGTGTGTTGCCGATGGTTTGGGTATCGAACTGCCACCGGCAATGCCACTTGCATCCAACTTACCTATTCCATCCTACCCTCCCTCTCCGGCGCTATCGTTATTAACCCGCCCTGGCGTAACCGGTATAGCCACACGCCGGGTAGCGATTTTGGTGTGCGAGGGCGTTGCGCAAAAAAGTGTGTTCGCAGTTTATAACGACTTGCTGCAAGAAGGTGCCGTACCAAGATTAGTGGGGGCACGCCTGGGCAAAATAAAAACCGCTGAAGGTACGACGCTGGATATAGAGATCACTTTGGAAGCAGGCCCTGCAGTGCTCTATGACGGCGTAATTATTATGCAAGGTGATGCATCGCTCCCCCGCAGTGCTGATCCCCTCGAATTTGTGCGGCAACAACATCGCCACTGCAAACCGATTTATGCCATCGGTGGCGGAATGTTAATAGCCGCAGCAGGCATTCCCACGGTTTTTGCCGATGGCGATGCCGATCCCGCCATTATTATTGATGAGGAAAAAATGCAAACCGATTCACTCGCCAAATTTAAAACCGCCTTAGCCGGGCACCGTTCATTTGAGCGCGAAACAGATCCATCAGCAATGTAA
- a CDS encoding zinc-dependent alcohol dehydrogenase, translated as MRALTYHGSNDVRVDNMPDPIIQESDDIILRVTATAICGSDLHLYRGKIPETKDGDIFGHEFMGVVEEVGSGVTAVAKGDRVVVPFVIACGSCFFCAMNLQAACETTNTGRGAILNKKQIPAGAALFGFSHLYGGIPGGQAEFVRVPKANVGPFKIPDSIDDERVLFLSDILPTGYQAVLNAGIGHGSSLVIHGAGPVGLMSAACARLLGAQQIFMVDHHQYRLDFAVQHYGVIPINFDEIDDPAAAIIEQTAGYRGVDAAIDAVGFEAKGSTLETALTALKMEGSSGAALRQCIAAVRRGGTISVPGVYAGFIHGFMFGDVFEKGLSFKTGQTHVQSYLPTLIEYILQGDLRPEIIISHRLSLEQAAEGYRIFDKKEDACRKIILRP; from the coding sequence ATGCGCGCGCTCACGTATCACGGCAGCAATGATGTCCGGGTAGATAATATGCCCGATCCAATTATTCAAGAAAGCGACGATATTATTTTGAGAGTCACCGCCACCGCCATTTGCGGTTCTGACTTACACCTTTATCGCGGAAAAATTCCCGAGACTAAAGATGGCGATATTTTTGGTCACGAATTTATGGGCGTTGTGGAGGAAGTGGGCAGCGGCGTAACGGCTGTTGCCAAGGGTGATCGTGTAGTGGTGCCATTTGTGATTGCCTGTGGCAGTTGCTTTTTTTGTGCCATGAATTTGCAAGCTGCGTGCGAAACCACTAACACCGGGCGCGGTGCAATTCTCAACAAAAAACAAATTCCTGCCGGTGCTGCGCTGTTTGGTTTTAGTCATTTATACGGGGGAATTCCCGGCGGTCAGGCAGAATTTGTTCGCGTGCCAAAAGCCAACGTCGGGCCCTTCAAAATTCCCGACAGCATTGACGATGAACGTGTCCTTTTCCTCTCGGATATTCTCCCCACCGGGTATCAAGCCGTGCTCAATGCCGGCATTGGCCACGGCAGTAGTCTGGTCATTCATGGTGCAGGGCCAGTGGGACTTATGTCCGCCGCCTGTGCTCGCCTGCTCGGCGCGCAACAAATATTTATGGTGGATCATCATCAATACCGTCTGGATTTTGCGGTGCAACATTATGGTGTTATCCCCATTAATTTTGATGAGATAGATGACCCGGCCGCGGCGATTATTGAACAGACCGCTGGTTATCGCGGAGTTGACGCCGCCATTGACGCTGTGGGTTTTGAAGCGAAAGGCAGCACGCTGGAAACAGCACTCACCGCATTAAAAATGGAAGGCAGCAGTGGTGCCGCCCTGCGCCAATGTATAGCCGCCGTAAGGCGCGGTGGCACCATTAGCGTACCGGGTGTATACGCCGGTTTTATTCACGGCTTTATGTTTGGCGACGTATTTGAAAAAGGGCTAAGTTTTAAAACGGGGCAGACTCATGTGCAATCTTATTTGCCGACGCTGATTGAATATATTCTGCAAGGTGATTTGCGCCCGGAAATTATTATTTCCCACCGTCTAAGCCTTGAGCAAGCCGCCGAGGGATATCGAATATTTGATAAAAAAGAAGATGCATGCAGGAAAATAATTTTACGACCTTAA
- a CDS encoding hemerythrin domain-containing protein: MATAQKKPVSTDKSPKAQEATALLKADHKAVDLLFQQYEAARSSTKKKALVSQICTELTVHAQIEEEIFYPPVQAELKDKELIPEAIVEHATLKDLIAQIEDGNPEDALYDAKVKVLSEYVKHHVKEEQNELFPKVKASKLDLYALGEQLAQRKEELMAKP; the protein is encoded by the coding sequence ATGGCAACCGCACAAAAGAAACCCGTTAGCACCGATAAATCACCCAAGGCCCAAGAAGCTACTGCACTGTTAAAAGCGGATCACAAAGCAGTGGATTTGTTGTTTCAGCAATATGAAGCGGCTCGTTCATCCACCAAAAAGAAAGCACTGGTTTCACAAATCTGTACCGAATTAACCGTGCACGCACAAATTGAAGAAGAAATTTTTTACCCTCCAGTGCAGGCTGAACTCAAAGATAAAGAATTAATTCCAGAAGCCATTGTTGAACATGCAACACTGAAAGATCTGATCGCGCAAATTGAAGACGGCAACCCGGAAGATGCGCTATACGATGCAAAAGTCAAAGTACTTTCTGAATACGTAAAACACCACGTCAAAGAAGAACAGAACGAACTATTTCCCAAAGTAAAAGCCAGCAAACTAGATTTGTACGCACTTGGCGAGCAATTGGCGCAACGCAAAGAAGAGTTAATGGCAAAGCCATAG
- a CDS encoding alpha/beta hydrolase, translating into MVFGFICLNSAAIFAQDGKMYPMDAPNEPGAIPLNTGGVENQPAQESWFRQWGDPMARNITKATLTPFLADPKKANGTSVIVAPGGGFMWLSMKNEGWEVAEALAARGINAFVLKYRLQPTADSLEAFENQMNQRFADAAKPADDKKAPARPQWDLSNQLADVEAAYALINSRAKEWNVDMKKIGMMGFSAGAGLTMATTLQSKKVKLAFIAPIYGGMNAVEVPKNAPPMFVAIAVDDFLFHGEAGLIKSWYDAKIPVEFHLYQNGGHGFGLGNPDRTSNKWFESFMYWLEVNGFVKS; encoded by the coding sequence ATGGTTTTTGGGTTCATTTGCCTGAACAGCGCAGCAATTTTTGCGCAAGATGGAAAAATGTACCCCATGGATGCACCTAATGAACCGGGCGCAATTCCACTGAATACCGGCGGGGTGGAGAATCAACCCGCGCAGGAATCCTGGTTTCGCCAGTGGGGTGACCCTATGGCGCGGAACATTACCAAAGCAACACTCACACCGTTTTTGGCTGACCCGAAAAAAGCCAATGGCACCAGTGTAATTGTGGCGCCCGGTGGTGGTTTTATGTGGCTTTCCATGAAAAATGAAGGCTGGGAAGTGGCTGAGGCTTTGGCAGCGCGCGGCATTAATGCGTTTGTACTTAAATATCGCCTGCAGCCCACCGCAGATTCACTGGAAGCATTTGAAAATCAAATGAACCAACGTTTTGCCGACGCCGCAAAACCGGCGGATGATAAAAAAGCCCCCGCACGGCCGCAGTGGGATTTAAGTAATCAATTAGCCGATGTGGAAGCCGCTTACGCCTTAATTAACAGCCGCGCGAAAGAATGGAATGTGGATATGAAAAAAATCGGCATGATGGGTTTTTCTGCCGGCGCCGGTTTAACCATGGCCACCACCTTGCAATCCAAAAAAGTTAAGCTGGCATTTATCGCACCGATTTATGGCGGCATGAATGCGGTTGAGGTACCTAAAAATGCACCACCTATGTTTGTTGCTATCGCGGTGGATGACTTTTTATTTCACGGAGAAGCTGGATTAATTAAATCCTGGTACGACGCAAAAATCCCCGTGGAATTTCACTTGTATCAAAACGGTGGTCACGGCTTCGGCTTAGGCAACCCTGATCGCACCAGTAACAAGTGGTTTGAATCCTTTATGTATTGGCTGGAAGTGAATGGTTTTGTTAAATCTTAA